CAAGGCTCAACTGGCAGCGCAAATGGCTGCTCAAGAGCGGGAGGAGCGTCTGCGGCAAATTGGTCAGGAACTACGGCAGGCGCGTCATGCTCAGTCAATGACTATGCGACAAATTCATAATTTAACATTGGTGCCGCCCCATCACATTCAGGCTTTAGAAATTTGTCGTTTGGATCAATTGCCGGAAGATATCTATGTCAGAGGCTTTATTCGCCGGATAGGGGAGGCATTGGGGTTAGATGGGGCGGCAATGGCTGCTTCTTTACCTGCACCCGATCCTGTAAAAACTGTGGTGCCATCCTGGTATCGACCCGCATCAGCATCGGTATTTCAGCTTAGCACGCTACATTTATACGTCGGCTATGCGGCTCTTGTGGCTGGGGCAGTGGGAGGACTCGCTGTGACATCGAATCACTCACAGTCTTCAGCAACAGTTGATCCTCTGCCAGATGTTCCCTCGAATCCTTCTGTTTCAGAGTCTCAGCAAATTGCGAAACCTGCTAAACCAGGCTTAAAGTTGGGTAAGAAGGGGGTGGCAGTTGGAAATGATATTGCCCCGCCGGAAGCAATTAGTAGTAATTAGTTAAGTAGGCAGATGCGATTAAATTGAAGATGTTTGGAGGATGGTTTGAGGTCGGAAACCCATCATCCGCATGAGTTACGCTATCGCTAATCCATTTTACAAATAATTTAATCCTACCTACTTATTAGCTAATGGCTAATAGACCGTTTCTCAGTTGGGTCGAATATATCGCGGTTCTAACGTTCAGCCCACGTTGGTAAGGACATGGTATGGCCATGTTCTTACAGATGTATCTCACCGATTAGTCATT
This genomic stretch from Funiculus sociatus GB2-C1 harbors:
- a CDS encoding helix-turn-helix domain-containing protein, whose protein sequence is MALQSAYGIGITESPTIEISQEVLRSILSRIEAELYSSEVYNRSLAGLQTILGEAAGNAQIMVKAVGREAIRLAFQQFAKTYKVVPVASTEISNSQQEQQLSSSSSLVTEELSSCPVETLLESNNLTTPTDNEQRTTNNKPNNSPANSEEAVPPFSSSNIDPVFPKPTKKLSKAQLAAQMAAQEREERLRQIGQELRQARHAQSMTMRQIHNLTLVPPHHIQALEICRLDQLPEDIYVRGFIRRIGEALGLDGAAMAASLPAPDPVKTVVPSWYRPASASVFQLSTLHLYVGYAALVAGAVGGLAVTSNHSQSSATVDPLPDVPSNPSVSESQQIAKPAKPGLKLGKKGVAVGNDIAPPEAISSN